A region of Chloracidobacterium sp. DNA encodes the following proteins:
- a CDS encoding site-specific integrase, with amino-acid sequence MIKKLQEKNLGEFLEPAAMSLNAFLEKWLEDVVRIKVRSATYDGYESKINTHIRESIGKKRLCDLEGFDIQKLYNDMTKRGLSSKTVRHVHNVLNPALKQAVRWRLIRQNPCDLCELPKLVKKEMRYFTPEETSIFLTHAKGDRYYAAFVLAIECGMRPEEFLGLRWKDIDFEHSRVYVRRALVAKKGGGFEFCEPKTAKSRRSIPLSISAVATLKIHRRSQLEAKMKVIDIFADSDLVFPTEIGTPMRYGNLDRRHFKQIIRRANEAIKKDNLENNTNNHGIPVIRLYDLRHTMATLLLLKGVNPKVVSERLGHSTISLTLDTYSHVLPTMQEAATDHMEKLMFGT; translated from the coding sequence ATGATCAAGAAACTTCAGGAAAAGAACCTGGGTGAGTTTCTTGAGCCCGCGGCGATGTCATTGAACGCTTTTCTTGAGAAGTGGCTCGAAGATGTAGTTCGCATAAAGGTGAGATCTGCCACCTACGATGGGTATGAATCAAAGATCAATACCCATATCCGTGAATCGATCGGGAAGAAGCGCCTTTGCGATCTCGAAGGATTTGATATTCAAAAGCTCTATAATGACATGACAAAGCGAGGGCTTTCCTCTAAAACTGTCCGCCACGTTCACAATGTTCTGAACCCAGCTTTGAAACAGGCTGTTAGGTGGAGGCTGATCAGGCAAAACCCATGCGATTTGTGTGAACTGCCGAAGCTCGTCAAAAAGGAGATGCGGTATTTCACGCCAGAGGAGACGTCGATTTTTCTAACCCATGCCAAGGGTGATCGTTATTACGCAGCTTTTGTTCTAGCCATTGAATGCGGGATGAGGCCCGAAGAGTTTCTCGGATTGCGGTGGAAGGATATTGATTTTGAACATTCGAGAGTGTATGTTCGCCGGGCGCTTGTGGCAAAGAAAGGCGGCGGGTTTGAATTTTGCGAACCCAAAACTGCAAAAAGCCGACGAAGCATACCTTTATCGATCTCGGCCGTCGCGACGCTAAAAATTCACCGACGTTCTCAACTAGAAGCCAAGATGAAGGTTATTGACATTTTTGCGGACAGCGATCTGGTCTTTCCTACCGAGATCGGTACACCTATGCGTTACGGAAATCTGGACAGGCGACATTTCAAACAGATTATCCGTCGGGCAAATGAGGCGATCAAAAAAGATAACCTGGAAAACAACACTAACAATCATGGGATTCCGGTTATTCGCCTGTATGATTTGCGGCATACGATGGCCACATTACTCCTACTCAAAGGCGTTAACCCGAAAGTCGTTAGCGAGAGGCTCGGTCATTCAACGATCTCGCTGACTCTTGACACCTATTCACACGTCTTGCCAACCATGCAGGAAGCCGCCACCGACCATATGGAAAAACTGATGTTCGGAACGTGA
- a CDS encoding helix-turn-helix domain-containing protein encodes MKLIATKDAAQQLGVSVWRIHQLIRAGRLPAQKIGSQYVIKEADLTLVAERKPGRPPGKTVKK; translated from the coding sequence ATGAAATTGATAGCGACAAAGGACGCCGCCCAGCAGCTAGGTGTCAGTGTGTGGCGCATTCATCAATTGATCCGAGCCGGCAGACTCCCGGCCCAAAAAATTGGCTCCCAATATGTAATCAAAGAAGCTGACCTTACTCTCGTCGCAGAACGCAAACCCGGTCGGCCGCCCGGCAAGACGGTTAAAAAATAG
- a CDS encoding AAA family ATPase, with amino-acid sequence MMSNSAAAVSPIDCYARVVREPVFRPYPNPSFEWAAEHISRGRVVVPIPFKKKLPIIKGWQNLEISAGNLADHFNSQQQNIGVILGDRSGWLVDVDLDSPDAVKMADFFLPQTASKFGRRSKPSSHRLYVCKDGVYRKFNNPLTLASKDEGDRKNACIVEIRTGKGKQTVFPGSIHASGESIEWVTDGEPLQITFVELGTSVNRLAAATLLVKYWKEGIRHELSLAVAGTLLRHGFSERDAKQFIRAICFAASDDESSDRMRVVEDTAVAKGMDGRTYGLPKLVELTDQKIVDAFCTWLGIGKENLSAKTTASSEERFKVVCMQDVMAEKIEWLWEPFIPIGEFTIMEGIEGIGKSWIGCALACALASGAKLPFHNGDPHQQARVLLLSAEDSLSHTIRPRLESMSADLEKIFAIDEVFSLNDTLDVIWFEGVLAEYQPKLVLIDPMFSYTAGKDLNAESSSRPIARKLITLAQKYNCAIVGVRHVGKSKGLGDPRNAGLGSISWRASARSVLLVGQDADTGERAICQTKNNLAEQSTLSIGFDIIDGKFLFNGKPSVLTKERMLAQAKDPDAKAEQSEAVDFLHEILRTGDKASKEVEREAKEVGITSYALRKAKHILGVESFKKGGTFGGDKSWHMRVPGPAEVVDIREFQHLQENRRDKKSYDNDLVEDVEKSASQQVQQDISTSSVDVPDWSNATCLCGEVGKVGHSCRNCGEIVLDQS; translated from the coding sequence ATGATGTCTAATAGCGCCGCAGCAGTCTCACCGATCGACTGCTATGCACGGGTAGTTCGTGAGCCCGTTTTTCGTCCTTACCCTAATCCTTCGTTTGAGTGGGCTGCGGAACACATAAGCCGTGGCAGGGTCGTAGTGCCCATCCCTTTCAAAAAGAAACTGCCAATCATCAAAGGATGGCAAAACCTGGAAATCTCGGCCGGAAACTTAGCGGATCACTTTAACAGTCAACAGCAAAATATCGGCGTCATTTTGGGTGACCGATCCGGTTGGCTTGTTGACGTGGATCTAGACTCACCGGATGCGGTGAAGATGGCGGATTTCTTCCTGCCACAAACCGCGTCAAAATTTGGTCGCCGGAGTAAGCCGTCCAGTCATCGCCTGTACGTGTGCAAAGATGGCGTCTATAGAAAGTTCAATAATCCGTTGACGCTGGCCTCAAAAGATGAAGGGGATCGTAAAAACGCCTGTATCGTTGAGATCCGCACAGGCAAGGGTAAGCAAACGGTTTTTCCGGGATCGATTCACGCGAGCGGAGAATCAATTGAATGGGTTACGGACGGCGAGCCTTTACAAATAACATTTGTAGAGCTCGGAACATCCGTGAACCGACTCGCGGCGGCTACACTACTCGTCAAATATTGGAAAGAAGGAATTCGGCATGAACTTTCGCTTGCAGTTGCTGGGACGCTGCTTAGGCATGGCTTTAGTGAACGTGACGCAAAACAGTTCATCAGGGCCATTTGTTTTGCTGCAAGTGATGACGAATCGAGTGACCGGATGAGAGTGGTCGAGGATACTGCAGTCGCGAAAGGAATGGACGGTAGGACATACGGACTCCCAAAATTAGTTGAGCTTACCGATCAAAAGATCGTCGATGCATTCTGCACCTGGCTTGGAATCGGAAAGGAAAATTTATCCGCGAAAACAACGGCTTCATCGGAAGAGCGTTTTAAGGTTGTATGCATGCAGGATGTTATGGCCGAGAAGATTGAATGGCTGTGGGAGCCATTCATACCCATCGGTGAATTTACAATCATGGAAGGAATCGAGGGTATCGGCAAGTCGTGGATCGGATGTGCACTAGCGTGTGCACTCGCATCGGGTGCCAAGTTACCGTTTCATAACGGTGACCCTCACCAGCAAGCGAGAGTGTTGCTGCTTTCAGCGGAGGACAGTCTTTCGCACACAATAAGACCTCGATTGGAGTCGATGAGTGCAGATCTAGAGAAGATTTTCGCGATTGATGAGGTCTTTTCGCTGAATGACACCTTGGACGTGATCTGGTTTGAAGGGGTACTTGCAGAATATCAGCCTAAACTTGTCCTTATCGATCCAATGTTCAGTTATACCGCTGGTAAGGACTTAAATGCTGAGAGTTCAAGCAGACCCATTGCGAGAAAACTGATCACGTTAGCCCAGAAATACAATTGCGCCATCGTTGGGGTCCGTCACGTCGGTAAAAGCAAGGGTCTGGGAGACCCCAGAAATGCCGGACTGGGAAGCATCTCGTGGCGTGCTTCGGCTCGATCGGTATTGTTGGTGGGACAAGATGCAGATACCGGCGAGAGGGCGATCTGTCAGACCAAAAACAACCTGGCTGAACAATCAACACTTTCTATAGGTTTTGACATTATTGACGGCAAGTTTCTATTCAACGGAAAGCCCAGTGTACTTACGAAAGAGAGAATGCTCGCCCAAGCCAAAGATCCAGACGCAAAAGCGGAGCAATCGGAGGCAGTGGATTTTTTGCACGAAATTCTCCGAACTGGGGATAAAGCCTCAAAAGAGGTGGAAAGGGAGGCCAAGGAGGTGGGTATTACTTCCTACGCGCTGCGTAAAGCTAAACACATTTTGGGAGTTGAGTCATTCAAAAAAGGCGGCACGTTTGGGGGTGACAAGAGCTGGCACATGAGGGTGCCAGGGCCGGCTGAAGTTGTCGATATAAGAGAATTTCAACATCTTCAGGAAAACCGTAGAGATAAAAAGAGTTACGACAATGATTTAGTTGAAGATGTCGAAAAGTCGGCAAGTCAACAAGTTCAGCAAGACATTTCAACATCTTCAGTTGACGTGCCGGATTGGTCTAACGCGACTTGCTTGTGCGGTGAGGTGGGCAAGGTAGGTCACAGTTGCCGGAACTGCGGTGAGATCGTTCTCGACCAATCTTAG
- a CDS encoding helix-turn-helix domain-containing protein, which translates to MDTKILVADEVAELLRVDKQRVYELVRTKQIPFIKLGERQYRFGATAIERWLADGGSQKREDHDV; encoded by the coding sequence ATGGATACAAAGATTTTAGTTGCAGACGAGGTGGCTGAGTTATTACGAGTTGATAAGCAGCGGGTGTATGAGCTTGTAAGAACAAAACAGATCCCATTTATCAAATTGGGCGAACGGCAATATCGGTTTGGGGCGACGGCAATCGAGAGATGGCTTGCAGACGGCGGTTCTCAAAAGCGGGAGGATCATGATGTCTAA
- a CDS encoding SAM-dependent DNA methyltransferase, whose translation MITGELKSQVDAVWNAFANGGIANPLEVIEQVTYLLFIKRLDDLQTVKEKKANTLKREVEDPIFGPDQQDFRWSRFKNLEAGKMFATVADGVFPFIKTFSGDETTYAAFMKEARLSIPTAGLLTKVVDLIDQIPMEDRDTKGDVYEYMLGKIASAGRNGQFRTPRHIIKMMVEMVAPKPTDLVCDPACGTGGFLVAVNEYLRDHHKEIFQDKSLTQHFYNKLFNGFDFDNTMLRIGSMNMMLHGIDNPNIRYKDSLAEEHSGDESRYSLILANPPFAGSLDADITAKDLQKVVKTKKTELLFLALFLKLLKTGGRAAVIVPDGVLFGSSNAHKSLRQMLVEEQKLDGIISMPSGVFKPYAGVSTAVLLFTKTNSGGTDSVWFYNMKADGLSLDDKRTELDTTKHANNNLPDILARWHNRVAEAERSRTDQSFLVPKSEIAANNYDLSINRYKEVVYDEVEHGSPQEILSELENLENEIQADLKALGTMIR comes from the coding sequence ATGATCACTGGCGAACTCAAATCTCAGGTAGATGCGGTCTGGAATGCTTTTGCTAATGGCGGGATCGCTAATCCGCTTGAGGTAATTGAGCAGGTTACTTATCTGTTGTTTATCAAGCGGCTGGATGATCTGCAAACTGTAAAAGAAAAGAAAGCTAATACGCTGAAGCGTGAGGTTGAGGATCCGATCTTTGGACCTGATCAGCAAGACTTTCGCTGGTCGAGATTTAAGAATCTGGAGGCCGGGAAGATGTTCGCGACGGTTGCTGATGGAGTGTTTCCGTTTATTAAGACCTTTTCAGGCGACGAGACTACCTATGCGGCGTTTATGAAAGAGGCACGGTTATCGATACCAACAGCCGGGCTGCTGACAAAGGTTGTCGATCTGATCGATCAGATCCCGATGGAGGACCGCGACACCAAGGGCGATGTTTACGAGTACATGCTCGGCAAGATCGCCTCGGCTGGACGCAACGGACAGTTTCGCACGCCGCGGCACATTATTAAGATGATGGTCGAGATGGTCGCTCCTAAGCCGACCGACCTCGTGTGTGATCCGGCTTGCGGCACGGGCGGTTTTTTGGTTGCTGTTAACGAATACCTACGCGACCACCATAAAGAAATATTTCAGGACAAATCCCTTACGCAGCATTTCTACAACAAGCTGTTCAACGGTTTCGATTTTGACAATACGATGCTGCGGATCGGCAGTATGAATATGATGCTCCACGGCATCGACAACCCGAATATCCGTTACAAAGATTCGCTCGCCGAGGAACATTCCGGCGACGAATCGCGATATTCGCTTATCCTTGCAAATCCGCCGTTCGCCGGATCGCTCGATGCCGACATTACGGCAAAAGATCTGCAAAAGGTCGTCAAGACAAAAAAGACTGAGCTGCTCTTTCTCGCGTTGTTTCTAAAGCTGCTGAAAACCGGTGGACGTGCGGCGGTAATCGTGCCGGACGGCGTTTTGTTCGGCTCATCGAACGCTCACAAATCGCTGCGGCAAATGCTGGTCGAGGAACAAAAACTGGATGGCATTATCTCGATGCCGTCTGGTGTTTTCAAACCCTATGCAGGTGTTTCGACCGCCGTTCTGCTTTTTACAAAAACCAATTCCGGCGGCACCGACAGCGTCTGGTTTTACAATATGAAGGCCGACGGCCTTTCGCTCGATGACAAACGCACCGAGCTTGACACCACAAAGCACGCGAACAATAATCTGCCGGACATTCTCGCTCGTTGGCACAATCGGGTCGCTGAAGCGGAACGCTCGCGGACGGATCAATCGTTCCTCGTCCCAAAATCGGAAATCGCGGCGAACAATTATGATCTGAGTATTAACCGTTATAAGGAAGTTGTTTATGACGAGGTTGAACATGGGTCACCACAAGAAATTTTAAGCGAGCTAGAAAACCTAGAAAACGAAATACAGGCCGATCTAAAAGCTTTAGGTACGATGATTAGATGA
- a CDS encoding restriction endonuclease subunit S, with product MTWKTVKFGEVCRLINGKAFKPSDWSDNGLPIIRIQNLNDPAKGFNYWNGPLDRQVHVENGDVLLAWSGTPGTSFGAHLWNGPIAVLNQHIFLVELDPSRISKAWAVSAVNYRLIKLIDQAHGGVGLQHVTKPMVENLEIPLPPLDEQKRIAGVLNKADALRQKRRLALQKLDTLLQSVFLEMFGDPETNLREFEMKRLEDLTTNITDGKHGDCRPAEDSGYYFVSVKDIKNGRIEYRNARQIEREDFLEVNRRTKLEAGDVLITNSGTIGKTAVAQSSPETSRTTFQKSVAIVKPIRENLEPNYLKSSLDFCVSRLSRQASGSSQKNLLLGQLRDLMICVPPIELQNEFAARQCAIERHRVLGARSLDELEVLFQSIQVKAFSGELFSQGTGHTACQQTSHS from the coding sequence ATGACTTGGAAGACTGTCAAATTTGGTGAAGTATGTCGCTTAATCAACGGTAAGGCATTTAAACCAAGCGACTGGAGCGATAATGGCTTACCGATTATTCGTATTCAAAATCTCAATGATCCTGCGAAGGGCTTCAACTATTGGAATGGACCACTCGACAGACAGGTGCATGTAGAGAATGGTGACGTTCTTCTTGCATGGTCAGGAACTCCTGGGACATCGTTTGGCGCTCATCTATGGAACGGACCTATCGCCGTACTTAATCAACATATCTTTTTGGTCGAACTTGACCCGTCCCGTATTTCCAAAGCGTGGGCCGTTAGTGCAGTTAATTACAGGCTGATTAAACTGATAGACCAGGCTCACGGCGGAGTTGGGTTACAACACGTCACGAAGCCAATGGTAGAGAATTTGGAGATTCCGTTGCCGCCGTTGGACGAGCAGAAGCGGATCGCGGGGGTTTTGAATAAAGCGGACGCTCTCCGTCAAAAACGCCGCCTCGCCCTCCAAAAACTCGACACGCTCCTCCAATCCGTCTTCCTCGAAATGTTCGGCGATCCAGAAACAAATCTTCGTGAGTTTGAAATGAAACGACTTGAAGATCTTACGACCAACATTACGGATGGAAAACATGGAGATTGCCGCCCCGCTGAAGACTCTGGATATTACTTCGTCAGTGTAAAAGACATCAAAAATGGTCGAATCGAGTACCGCAACGCCCGCCAGATCGAGCGAGAAGATTTTTTGGAAGTTAACCGTCGAACGAAACTTGAGGCAGGTGATGTACTTATTACGAATAGTGGCACTATCGGCAAGACTGCGGTCGCCCAATCCTCGCCTGAAACGAGCCGAACGACTTTTCAAAAAAGCGTGGCTATCGTAAAACCAATTCGTGAAAACCTAGAACCGAATTACCTTAAATCGTCGCTAGATTTTTGTGTATCCAGACTTTCCAGACAAGCGTCAGGCTCGTCTCAGAAGAATTTACTTCTAGGGCAACTGAGAGATTTAATGATCTGCGTGCCCCCGATTGAATTACAGAATGAATTTGCCGCTCGTCAGTGTGCAATAGAACGGCATCGAGTGCTTGGTGCTAGATCACTGGACGAATTGGAAGTTCTTTTTCAAAGCATACAGGTGAAGGCGTTCTCTGGTGAACTGTTTTCACAAGGAACTGGACATACCGCATGCCAACAAACTTCGCATTCTTAA
- a CDS encoding DEAD/DEAH box helicase family protein: protein MPTNFAFLKDEWQEIYTTAVKAESLANTDPGTACFHARRTLELAVNWIYRFDEELTLPYDNQLSTKILDNGFKDNTPPGVFTKIDFIRRIGNKAVHSNKVISTVEAVQTVRELFHVLYWMARSYTQGDAKQFDGLQFVEASIPPKQVSMSANTYKQLKAIYEETKAKKAEEEERQKQLAVVEPTIDTELERLRRQVAAAKRRNEQYPDSHNYSEADTRKHIIDLLLTEAGWTIGQNVTVELEVAGMPNDEGIGFVDYVLFGADAAPLAVVEAKKTAVDAHVGKQQAKLYADCVEAKYGVRPVIFYTNGYEIHLWDDNDYPPRLVQGFYTPDELALMIQRRETRLPLNENDIDTSIVERHYQTRAITRMAENFTNKQRKGLLVMATGAGKTRTVIALCDLLQRAGWVKRVLFLADRVALVKQAANAFKAHLPDSNPVNLLNDRGATGSRVFLSTYPTMMNLINEMEGDERRFGVGYFDLIVIDEAHRSIYQKYKAIFDYFDSLLVGLTATPKGEVDKNTYQMFGLQTGVPTDAYDLDEAVKDGFLVPSVNISVPTKFIREGIDYESLSEDEKTQWDEIEWNEDGDVPDYVDPAALNSWLYNQDTIDKVLRFLMEAGQKVEGGDKLGKTIIFAKNRHHAALIVQRFDANYPHLKGQFAATIDYKTTYAGKLLDDFSTENKLPQIAVSIDMLDTGIDIPEIVNLVFFKAVKSKTKFTQMIGRGTRLRPDLFGPGQDKAFFYIFDYCQNFEYFNQKVNEVDPSSQESLGAKLFGKRVELIDTIRQIGEKPEELAKLDESLTTYLQLTVEAINLDNFVVRPHRREVEKFRDQKAWEQLDAEKYYELTKIVAALPTEQQSEDETAKRFDLLMFKLMLTILSPHRDYEKLRDQVIEIAKRLEEKDNLPMVQAQIELIQELQRDEYWKDVTVPTLENVRKRIRDLVKFMDPSQRTIIHTDFTDELGTPIEVDYGPSATALTRYKTKVMHFLGNEEDNIVLQKLKRNKQITPSDIKELERIFFESGEIGTREDFENAFGKQEKLGLFIRSLIGLDRHEAKLVFADFLDRQRYNSNQIEFVNLIIDCLTKNGAMDPAILYESPYTDYNPNGINGVFSDGEAGKIVEILEDVNHRAAA, encoded by the coding sequence ATGCCAACAAACTTCGCATTCTTAAAAGATGAGTGGCAGGAGATCTATACCACTGCCGTCAAAGCCGAAAGTCTGGCAAATACCGATCCCGGCACTGCATGCTTTCACGCCCGCCGGACGCTTGAACTCGCGGTCAATTGGATCTACAGGTTTGACGAAGAATTGACGCTGCCATACGACAACCAACTAAGCACCAAAATCCTCGACAACGGTTTCAAGGACAACACTCCTCCAGGCGTGTTTACAAAGATCGACTTTATCCGCCGCATCGGAAACAAGGCTGTCCATTCAAACAAAGTTATCTCGACCGTCGAAGCCGTTCAGACCGTTCGCGAGCTTTTTCACGTTCTCTACTGGATGGCCCGAAGCTACACACAGGGCGACGCAAAGCAGTTTGACGGCCTGCAATTTGTCGAAGCCAGTATCCCGCCGAAACAAGTTTCGATGTCCGCGAATACGTACAAACAGCTAAAGGCGATCTACGAAGAAACCAAAGCAAAAAAGGCCGAGGAAGAAGAGAGGCAAAAACAGCTTGCCGTGGTTGAACCGACCATCGACACCGAACTCGAACGGTTGCGTAGACAAGTGGCGGCTGCCAAACGGCGAAACGAACAATATCCCGATTCGCACAACTACTCCGAGGCCGACACACGCAAACATATTATCGATTTGCTCCTGACCGAAGCCGGCTGGACCATCGGCCAAAACGTGACCGTCGAACTCGAAGTCGCGGGAATGCCGAACGATGAGGGTATCGGTTTTGTTGATTACGTCCTCTTTGGCGCTGATGCCGCGCCGCTCGCGGTTGTCGAAGCCAAGAAAACGGCGGTTGATGCACATGTCGGTAAACAACAGGCAAAGCTTTACGCCGACTGTGTCGAAGCAAAATACGGTGTCAGGCCCGTTATCTTTTACACAAACGGTTATGAAATACATCTTTGGGACGACAATGATTATCCGCCGCGATTGGTGCAGGGCTTTTACACGCCGGACGAATTGGCACTGATGATCCAGCGTCGCGAAACACGTCTGCCGCTCAATGAAAATGACATAGACACTTCGATCGTTGAACGCCACTACCAAACACGCGCAATAACGCGAATGGCGGAGAATTTTACAAACAAACAGCGAAAAGGGCTGCTTGTGATGGCTACGGGAGCGGGCAAGACACGAACTGTCATTGCCCTTTGCGATCTGCTCCAACGTGCGGGTTGGGTAAAGAGAGTTTTGTTCCTCGCGGACCGGGTTGCTCTAGTCAAACAAGCTGCAAATGCTTTCAAAGCACATCTTCCAGACTCAAATCCGGTAAATCTCCTCAATGATCGCGGAGCGACCGGCAGCCGCGTATTCCTGAGCACCTATCCGACAATGATGAATCTCATCAATGAGATGGAGGGCGACGAGAGAAGATTTGGTGTCGGCTATTTTGACCTGATAGTCATAGACGAGGCTCACCGCTCGATCTATCAAAAGTATAAGGCGATATTCGATTATTTTGATTCGCTCTTGGTCGGCCTGACCGCAACCCCCAAAGGCGAGGTTGATAAGAACACCTATCAAATGTTTGGCCTGCAAACTGGCGTTCCCACCGATGCTTATGATCTGGATGAAGCGGTCAAAGACGGCTTCCTGGTTCCGTCTGTAAACATCAGCGTTCCGACAAAGTTTATCCGTGAGGGCATTGATTACGAATCACTCTCCGAGGACGAGAAAACCCAGTGGGACGAGATCGAATGGAACGAAGACGGTGACGTACCGGACTATGTCGATCCGGCTGCCCTCAATAGCTGGCTTTATAACCAGGACACTATCGACAAAGTTCTGCGTTTCTTAATGGAAGCCGGGCAAAAGGTGGAAGGCGGCGACAAACTTGGCAAGACGATTATCTTTGCCAAAAACAGGCATCACGCCGCGTTGATCGTGCAGCGTTTTGATGCCAACTATCCGCATTTGAAAGGCCAGTTTGCCGCGACCATCGACTACAAAACAACATACGCAGGAAAGCTGCTCGATGACTTCTCAACGGAAAATAAACTCCCGCAGATCGCCGTGTCGATAGATATGCTCGACACCGGCATAGACATTCCTGAGATCGTAAATCTCGTCTTTTTCAAGGCGGTAAAATCGAAAACGAAATTTACGCAGATGATAGGACGCGGCACGCGTCTGCGCCCGGACCTGTTCGGGCCGGGACAAGACAAGGCATTTTTCTACATATTTGACTACTGCCAGAACTTTGAGTATTTCAATCAAAAGGTCAACGAGGTCGATCCCTCATCACAGGAATCGTTGGGTGCAAAACTATTTGGCAAACGTGTCGAATTGATCGATACGATTCGTCAGATCGGCGAGAAGCCCGAAGAACTTGCCAAACTCGATGAATCATTGACAACTTATTTACAGCTAACCGTGGAAGCGATCAATCTGGACAACTTCGTCGTCAGGCCGCATCGACGGGAAGTCGAAAAGTTTCGTGATCAAAAGGCGTGGGAGCAACTCGACGCCGAAAAATACTATGAGCTGACAAAGATCGTCGCTGCCCTGCCGACAGAACAGCAGTCAGAAGACGAAACAGCGAAACGGTTTGACCTTTTGATGTTCAAGCTAATGCTTACGATCCTGAGCCCACACCGCGACTATGAAAAGTTGCGTGATCAGGTTATTGAGATTGCGAAGCGATTAGAAGAAAAAGACAATCTTCCGATGGTACAGGCTCAGATCGAATTAATACAGGAATTGCAAAGGGATGAGTATTGGAAGGATGTGACAGTGCCCACTCTTGAGAACGTCAGAAAACGCATTCGAGATCTGGTCAAGTTTATGGACCCGTCGCAGAGGACGATCATTCACACAGATTTCACTGACGAGCTAGGGACACCGATCGAGGTCGATTACGGTCCGTCCGCGACCGCTCTGACTCGATATAAGACCAAGGTGATGCACTTCCTCGGAAACGAGGAAGACAACATCGTTCTGCAAAAGCTAAAACGAAACAAACAGATAACGCCGTCCGACATAAAGGAACTCGAACGCATATTCTTTGAATCGGGAGAAATAGGAACTCGCGAGGATTTCGAGAACGCCTTCGGCAAGCAAGAAAAGCTCGGCCTATTCATCCGTAGCCTCATCGGCCTCGACCGTCACGAGGCAAAACTTGTTTTCGCGGACTTTCTTGACAGGCAGAGATACAACTCAAATCAGATCGAATTTGTAAATCTCATCATCGACTGCTTAACCAAGAACGGAGCTATGGACCCGGCGATCCTTTACGAATCACCATACACAGATTACAACCCGAACGGTATCAACGGAGTATTTTCCGATGGCGAGGCCGGGAAAATAGTGGAGATCCTAGAGGACGTAAACCACAGGGCCGCGGCGTAA